CGCCTGGCTAATCGTTCGGGCCTAAAGTTGGCCCCAGAGAGATGAAGCTGTGTGTATATCGGACAGTTCTGGCCATCTTAGGGTATCGAGGCCGAGTCAGCCACCCCACGACTCGATTCTGCCCTGGCGCCCGCTCCCACAACGTCGGGACAATACGCACACCGCACGATGGAGCAGAAGCGCACCTTCTACGGCACCACTGTCGCTGGTCGTCCCGCTCTCCTGCGGTCAGACACAAAAAAAGGAAGCGCGAGGCGCCTGCGCCTCACTCGCCTCACTCGCCGAAGCGACGCGGATGCGGCGCCTCGGCCCAGGTTATGGGAGCGGCGGCTCGCCGTCAGACGAACCATCCAAACTGCTCTTATGACTGGCGATCCCATTGGTCGGATGGTTCACTGATCGAGCTCGGCACATTTTCACCGCTTTTGGCACAGAAAATGCCTAATACAGCCAAAGGTTAATAGTGATTATACAACACAGGTCTTATTAGACTAAAGGAGACGGCACATGTCCGAGATGAGGCGTAGCAGACAACTTGTATGGCTAGTTTTGTTTTTCTTTCTGACGACATTCGGTGCGGACCTGCACCGGGCTTTCGCGTGTGGCGGCGGTGGTCGGGGAGGAACTGCGGACGCTTCGCGCGTCATGCGCATGGAGCGTGGGATGGGGCGCGGCAACTCGTCCTATCTGATAAGCAACTTCACCACGTATGTCCCAGCGGAGAAGGGTGAGTACCTTCAGGGAGTTCTCACCTCGACCGGTGAGCTCGTGTTTTCGGCCCTTGACCCCGCAGTTCCGGGTCACATCCCGATCCACGTTTATCGCTACTATGATTCTTCAAACCTGACTACCTTTGGCCTGTCCCGAGGGTGGGGACTCAACTACATGAAAGTGATCAGGAAGCAGTTCGGCAGTTTGTCTCTATGGATGGATCCAAGCCGGGGCGTTCACTTCATACACTTGGGACTGGGGCACTCAGATTCAGGCAGCGCTAACCAAATCAGGCACCCCGTTTTGCATGGTGGGTGAGACGGCGATGTCCGACCCGAGAGATGAGCTGGAGGGCAAGATGAGTGGGTATTCATACGGCCGGTGCGCGAAGCTCTGCCACAGCGGAGTTGCGTGGAGCCTGGCCCGGCAGAAGGATGAAGAACCGGGCTATCAGGGAAGCACGTACTGCAATGACGCTCATACTAGCTCTCTGTTCTACGACGACGAGAAGTACACCGGGTGTGCTCATTGCTGCGACGAGCGCTTCTCTACGATGTTGACCGGAGGTTTTCAATACGCTGTTAGCCACGACCTTCCGTTGCCCTCGACCCGCGCCGAGGACCTGACCGAGTTCAGCGGCCCGGTTCTGGAAGGCTTGCTGTATGAGGGCGGGTGCCAGATTCCGCCGGGCTACAACAACGACCTGGGGCAGATGATTGGAGAGATGATCGATTTCGCCAATGCGTTCTCTGCGTATCTCGGCGGGCAAGGGGTTGGGTCTTGCGCGCAGACTTATGGCGCCGGACTAGGAGTCCCAGATGTTCCGGATGACAACACGCTGATGGGTTACTGTAACGCTCCTGCGACGCCCTTAGAGACATGGTAGTTTAGAGATTAAGGAGAGGATAGCTATGAGGATTCTGCGGTTTTCTTCCGCGGTTTTAGTGATTGTGCTTTTCGTGGGGGCTCAGGAGAGGATTTCCGTTGCTCGATCGCCCACGATCGACCATGCGAGCTACATCCCGTACTTTGACCTGCCCTACCGTTACTGTGATCTCTCCCTCGGGGAAGGTTGGATTGCGGTGGGCACCGAGCAAGGGGCGGTGCTGATAGACAGGGCAACGGGTTTGCAGACTCACCTTTTCTCATCGGAGGAAGCGTCCGTTGTCGGGCTTGTGGCCGGCGGGGAGCTCTGGTCAATCCTTCCGTGGCTCTTGACTAGTTATGAAGGGCCTGGCCAGGCCACGAAGGGGGCGATACGTTGCTATGACGGGTTAGGATTGCGCGACTTTGACGAGCGTTGCGGTCTGCCTGATCTAGGCTGGCTGGAGCGCGACGTCAGATTCTATGCAGACTGGCGCAGCGGCACTTGGTTCTCGCATTACAGGGGGATATGGCACTTCGACGGGGAGCACTGCGAGAGTTTCCTTGTGGACGACTTCCTGCCGGGAAACTCAGTGCGAGCTTTTGCGATCGACACTCTGGGCAGGAAGTGGGTGGGCCTGAAGGGGGCCATTGCGGTCTTGGACGCCGGAGGTTGGAGTCTTTACTGGTTGGAGGATTATCTAGGCCCGGGAAAGGCAGAGAGGATTACTCCTGGTATTGCGGGAGACGTTTGGGTGCTGTGGGTAGATTCCACAGCGGCTGTTCTGAAGCTGATACACTATGTTGACGGCGAATCGAGCGTGCTTACCTTCGATCGGTCGATCGAGGGATGGCCATCAATGGCTGTGGACGCAGAGGGTCGTCTCTGGATAGAGGTTGGTCGGGACGGTGCCTATTGCCTCGATCAGGGAGAGTTGCGTCATTATACCTCCGATGATGGTCTGGCAAGTGATGTCGTGCTGGACATTGACGCAGATGAGCAGGACGGGGCGGTGGGCTTCTTGTGTTCTCTGGAAGAGGGGGAATATGAGTATGCTATCTCTGTGCTTTCAGAGGGCGCTTGGGTCACCTATCAAGTTGAGGCTGACTTGCCGTGGGAGGACACGGACATTCTCCGGATCGATGACGAGGGCTCGATATGGCTTGGAGGCGGCGAGGCCTGGTCCTCCCCGTCTCGGACGGACTTCCTGTGGCGTATCGGTCGAGGAGGCCGTTGCGATAGCTTCGCTCCCCCGGCGGAATCCTTGCTTTACCGTGGGCCCGCCCAGGTGGGCGAGAGCTTCTTCTTTGCTTGGGCTAGGCCTGGCGAGAGCGGCTTGGCGATTCTGGAGGGCGACGTTTGGCAGACACGCGCCGAGTGGGACGGTATTCCGCTTGACAACATTGACCAGATTGAGGCAGACGCATTCGGGAGGGTCTGGCTGCGGCGGGACCTGGGCGTATATAACCCCACTTCGCTGGTGTGTATCTGGCCGGAGGCGAACTGGGCGGCTGAGTTCCGCCCCACCGGTAACCCATTTGACATATCGTGCATGGCGCCCGACCGCGTGGATGATTGCATCTGGTTGTCATTCCAAGGTAGGGAGGAATGTTACGGTTACGGTCAGTATGGAGGCTTTCAGAAGCTCAGTGCAACGGGCATCGAACGCATACTCGAGAATGCACCTCGTTCCTATGTGGGGGTTGACGCACGAAACATGAAGTGGCTCAGGGAATGGACAGGAACGGATGTGCGATTCGAGCTATTTGACGGGGAGACCTGGCACGATATGCCAGCCCTGCCCTGGGCCAACCTGATGATACCGATTGGCGATACGGCACGGATAGTGGAACACAGCGGTGATTTCGTGGCGCTGCTGTATGACCGCGAGAAGAAGTCGGCGGCGCTGGACGACCGTAACGCCGGCATTACTTGCTCGGTGATTGCGGTCTATAATGGGGAGGAGTGGCGCGGCTTCACCTGCCCCGAATCGTTTGCGCAGAGCAGCACTGCCATCACTGGGGTGGATTGGCTCGGCAATTATTGGTTCGGCCTGAATGTTCTTGTGCCTGAAGAGAACTTCGTCCTTGCGCCAGAGGCGCTCATCGCCAACCGAGAGAATGACGCTGCACTTGAGTTGACCGTCTCAATCATATACCGGGCCCATCCCGTGGACGCGGACATCTATGTTGGTATTCAGGCGCCGAGCGGGCAAGTGTTCTACATAGCGGGTCAAGAGGCGGCGCCTCCGTTTCCGATATTCTACGCGGCGTTCGATGGCAGCACGGAGTTCTTGCAGCCCGGGCCGAGCTACACCGGGCCGGGCTCGATACCCAACACACCGGACATGAAGGACCTCGCGCCTCCGCCCCTGCCCCTGCCGGACCCACCCGACGGCCAGGGCCCGACCGGTCTAGCTCTGTTCGCGTATCCCGTGCCCTACTTCGCGAACGTCCCGCTGCCTGCATACGGA
Above is a window of bacterium DNA encoding:
- a CDS encoding DUF6531 domain-containing protein, whose product is MSEMRRSRQLVWLVLFFFLTTFGADLHRAFACGGGGRGGTADASRVMRMERGMGRGNSSYLISNFTTYVPAEKGEYLQGVLTSTGELVFSALDPAVPGHIPIHVYRYYDSSNLTTFGLSRGWGLNYMKVIRKQFGSLSLWMDPSRGVHFIHLGLGHSDSGSANQIRHPVLHGG